One stretch of Aeromicrobium fastidiosum DNA includes these proteins:
- a CDS encoding sigma factor yields the protein MDSFVRTLMSAPPLAAADELALARLARAGDAAARAELITSGLRSVALRARMLGIRGDDLSDAVQSGAIGLIRAVDRFDPDRGVRLATYAWWWIGAEMGRRHCGDVPLDDVDCGAEVAADADLPDDCLLDGLSDTEAEVLRMRFGLAPHGAESMPRHVVAERLGLTISQVRTIEGKAMRQLRGRLAKVVDRAPLH from the coding sequence ATGGATTCCTTCGTCCGGACGCTGATGTCCGCACCCCCGCTCGCTGCCGCCGACGAGCTCGCCCTCGCCCGACTCGCCCGTGCCGGTGACGCTGCCGCCCGAGCGGAGCTCATCACGTCCGGCCTGCGCTCGGTCGCTCTGAGGGCGCGGATGCTCGGCATCCGCGGCGACGACCTGAGCGATGCTGTGCAGTCGGGTGCCATCGGGCTCATCCGTGCCGTCGACCGGTTCGACCCCGATCGTGGCGTGCGACTGGCGACCTATGCGTGGTGGTGGATCGGCGCGGAGATGGGTCGCCGGCACTGCGGGGACGTCCCGCTCGACGACGTCGACTGCGGGGCCGAGGTGGCGGCCGACGCGGACCTGCCGGACGACTGCCTGCTCGATGGGCTGTCCGACACCGAGGCCGAGGTGCTGCGCATGCGGTTCGGACTGGCCCCACACGGTGCCGAATCCATGCCTCGACATGTCGTTGCGGAGCGGCTCGGCCTCACGATCTCGCAGGTCCGGACGATCGAGGGCAAGGCGATGCGACAACTCCGGGGGAGGCTTGCTAAAGTTGTCGACCGTGCTCCTCTTCATTGA
- a CDS encoding alpha/beta fold hydrolase, whose amino-acid sequence MTLDGAQLRKTLEADRELAVRLKAFRGIVRVTLGPTVFDLVVDDGAVSSSDAAEAEPTVGVTIPTELWDLMAVEKPQVGLECMTSAQVFGATIDADWPTLVAPYLGAWNRIVRLGVDAATGRHEIVVDADPFADSDDPVGRYVRFDVDGLEHRVYYETAGRGPVPVLFMHTAGADGRQYRHVLADPALQEKYTLIAIDLPYHGKSLPPLGSRWWEKDLKFDKAQLMAWITGFIAATELDRPIFVGCSVGGQLASDLCAHHPEAIRGAVGVNGLYHMESWQGFDNDRFRDPRVAAGAVGSTMFDVTGMDAPEDFRREVEWIYTTNHRDVYPADNDYFMFGHDLRVDGHLIDTAKTPLIILTGEYDISMLTPDDNGSALAANIPGAEFIVMPGLSHFTPSDDPEGFRPHLTAALDRIAAS is encoded by the coding sequence ATGACTCTCGATGGAGCACAGCTGCGCAAGACCCTGGAGGCAGACCGCGAGCTGGCCGTGCGGCTCAAGGCGTTCCGAGGAATCGTGCGCGTCACGCTGGGTCCGACGGTCTTCGACCTGGTGGTCGACGACGGTGCCGTGAGCTCGTCGGATGCAGCCGAGGCCGAGCCCACCGTCGGCGTCACGATCCCCACGGAGCTGTGGGACCTCATGGCCGTCGAGAAGCCCCAGGTCGGGCTCGAGTGCATGACGTCGGCGCAGGTCTTCGGCGCGACGATCGACGCCGACTGGCCCACGCTCGTGGCCCCCTACCTCGGTGCCTGGAATCGCATCGTCCGGCTCGGCGTGGACGCCGCCACGGGTCGCCACGAGATCGTCGTCGACGCCGATCCGTTCGCCGACTCCGACGACCCCGTCGGTCGCTACGTCCGCTTCGACGTCGACGGCCTGGAGCACCGCGTCTACTACGAGACGGCCGGGCGCGGCCCCGTCCCGGTGCTGTTCATGCACACCGCGGGCGCGGACGGCCGGCAGTACCGCCACGTGCTCGCCGACCCCGCGCTGCAGGAGAAGTACACGCTCATCGCGATCGACCTGCCGTACCACGGCAAGTCGCTGCCCCCGCTCGGCTCGCGCTGGTGGGAGAAGGACCTGAAGTTCGACAAGGCCCAGCTCATGGCGTGGATCACGGGCTTCATCGCGGCGACCGAGCTGGACCGCCCGATCTTCGTCGGCTGCTCGGTGGGCGGTCAGCTCGCCTCCGACCTGTGCGCCCACCACCCCGAGGCCATCCGCGGAGCCGTCGGCGTCAACGGGCTCTATCACATGGAGTCGTGGCAGGGCTTCGACAACGACCGCTTCCGCGACCCGCGGGTGGCGGCCGGAGCCGTCGGCTCGACGATGTTCGACGTCACCGGCATGGACGCGCCCGAGGACTTCCGTCGCGAGGTGGAGTGGATCTACACCACGAACCACCGCGACGTGTATCCCGCCGACAACGACTACTTCATGTTCGGCCACGACCTGCGCGTGGACGGGCACCTCATCGACACCGCGAAGACGCCGCTGATCATCCTCACCGGTGAGTACGACATCAGCATGCTGACCCCCGACGACAACGGATCGGCGCTCGCCGCCAACATCCCGGGTGCCGAGTTCATCGTCATGCCTGGGCTGTCGCACTTCACCCCGTCGGACGACCCGGAAGGGTTCCGACCCCACCTGACCGCGGCCCTCGACCGCATCGCGGCCTCATGA
- a CDS encoding deoxyguanosinetriphosphate triphosphohydrolase, whose translation MTDPYGDEARERFVDEPPKRSGRTPFERDRGRIVHSAALRRLSAKTQVMGPGFDDFVRNRLTHSLEVAQVARELGKALGCDPDIVDSAALAHDLGHPPFGHNGEVALDQAAQACGGFEGNAQTLRILSRLESKTFAPDGRSVGLNLTRATLSACVKYPWARGDAPDGSGKFGVYADDLPVFDWLRDEAPALRRPIEAQVMDLADDIAYSVHDVEDGVVGGWFGLRDGELDIASIHGVARDWYDETAADDRLDAALDRLQQMPEWPVTPFDGSRAERAVLKSLTSALIGRFARAAERATTQAWGSGPLTRFGADLEVPVDTRDEITVLKSIAAHYVMRADDRAVLLDRQRELLLNLVDAIDRSEGRELETEFAADFAAAGDDAGRRRVVIDQVASLTDVSARAWGARLLT comes from the coding sequence ATGACCGATCCCTACGGCGACGAGGCCCGTGAGCGGTTCGTCGACGAGCCGCCGAAGCGGTCGGGGCGGACGCCCTTCGAGCGCGACCGCGGACGCATCGTCCACTCGGCAGCGCTGCGCAGGCTCTCGGCCAAGACGCAGGTCATGGGACCGGGCTTCGACGACTTCGTCCGCAACCGGCTGACCCATTCGCTCGAGGTCGCCCAGGTGGCGCGCGAGCTGGGCAAGGCGCTGGGCTGCGATCCCGACATCGTCGACTCGGCGGCGCTCGCGCACGATCTCGGGCACCCGCCGTTCGGGCACAACGGAGAGGTCGCGCTCGACCAGGCGGCGCAGGCGTGCGGAGGCTTCGAGGGCAACGCCCAGACGCTGCGCATCCTCAGCCGGCTCGAGTCGAAGACCTTCGCCCCGGACGGCCGCAGCGTCGGCCTCAATCTCACGCGGGCCACCCTGTCGGCGTGCGTCAAGTACCCCTGGGCGCGCGGCGACGCCCCCGACGGATCGGGCAAGTTCGGCGTCTACGCCGACGACCTGCCCGTCTTCGACTGGCTGCGCGACGAGGCCCCTGCACTGCGGCGGCCCATCGAGGCGCAGGTCATGGATCTGGCCGACGACATCGCCTACTCCGTGCACGACGTCGAGGACGGTGTCGTGGGGGGATGGTTCGGGCTGCGCGACGGCGAGCTCGACATCGCCTCGATCCACGGCGTCGCCCGTGACTGGTACGACGAGACCGCCGCCGACGACCGCCTCGACGCAGCCCTCGACCGCCTGCAGCAGATGCCCGAGTGGCCCGTGACGCCCTTCGACGGCAGCCGGGCCGAGAGGGCCGTCCTCAAGAGCCTCACGAGCGCCCTGATCGGCCGGTTCGCGCGGGCTGCCGAGCGCGCGACGACGCAGGCGTGGGGGAGCGGTCCGCTGACCCGGTTCGGGGCTGATCTCGAGGTTCCCGTCGACACCCGCGACGAGATCACGGTGCTCAAGTCGATCGCCGCGCACTACGTCATGCGCGCCGACGATCGAGCCGTCCTGCTCGACCGCCAGCGCGAGCTGCTGCTGAACCTGGTCGACGCGATCGACCGGTCAGAGGGACGTGAGCTCGAGACGGAGTTCGCGGCCGACTTCGCCGCGGCCGGCGACGACGCCGGTCGACGCCGCGTCGTGATCGACCAGGTCGCGAGCCTCACCGACGTCTCGGCGCGTGCCTGGGGCGCCCGCCTGCTCACCTGA
- a CDS encoding SDR family oxidoreductase: MTKDLTGRVVVITGGARGIGFTTATQLAAAGATVVLGDLDLDQVTAAAAAVGHGAVGARLDVTSRESWTEFLEETASAGPIDVLVNNAGIMPIGRFLDEDDAISRAVMDVNVLGYGLGMKLVVPGMIARGGGQVVNVASAVGRLPLAEGASYSGSKAAVIAMSEAIRDELQHDGIDISVILPTAVETALAAGISHAKGVKHLAPEDVAEAIVGVIRRPRDETWVPRSGGRAVAASALLPRAVRLGLQRLISADTVLSSADRSARVAYEQEVREKISKP, from the coding sequence ATGACCAAGGACCTGACCGGACGCGTCGTCGTCATCACCGGAGGGGCCCGCGGCATCGGGTTCACGACGGCCACCCAGCTGGCCGCGGCCGGTGCCACGGTGGTGCTGGGAGACCTCGACCTCGACCAGGTCACCGCTGCGGCGGCCGCCGTCGGCCACGGCGCGGTCGGGGCACGCCTCGACGTCACGAGCCGCGAGTCGTGGACCGAGTTCCTCGAGGAGACGGCCTCGGCCGGACCCATCGACGTGCTGGTCAACAACGCCGGGATCATGCCGATCGGCCGCTTCCTCGACGAGGACGACGCCATCTCGCGCGCCGTCATGGACGTCAACGTCCTGGGGTACGGCCTCGGCATGAAGCTCGTCGTCCCGGGGATGATCGCTCGCGGCGGAGGTCAGGTCGTCAACGTCGCCTCCGCCGTCGGACGCCTCCCGCTCGCCGAGGGGGCCAGCTACTCGGGCTCCAAGGCCGCCGTCATCGCGATGAGCGAGGCCATCCGTGACGAGCTCCAGCACGACGGCATCGACATCAGCGTCATCCTCCCGACCGCGGTCGAGACGGCCCTGGCGGCGGGAATCTCCCACGCCAAGGGCGTCAAGCACCTCGCCCCGGAGGACGTGGCGGAGGCCATCGTCGGCGTCATCCGTCGTCCGCGCGACGAGACGTGGGTGCCCCGATCCGGCGGACGCGCGGTGGCTGCCTCGGCACTGCTCCCCCGCGCCGTGCGCCTCGGCCTGCAGCGCCTGATCAGCGCCGACACGGTGCTCAGCAGCGCCGATCGGTCCGCCCGCGTGGCCTACGAGCAGGAGGTCCGGGAGAAGATCAGCAAGCCGTGA
- the rpmF gene encoding 50S ribosomal protein L32 gives MAVPKRKMSRSNTRHRRSQWKTTATAIVECANPACDSKVQPHHACTKCGQYGARGERRQVL, from the coding sequence GTGGCCGTTCCGAAGAGGAAGATGTCGCGCAGCAACACGCGGCACCGTCGTTCGCAGTGGAAGACCACCGCGACGGCGATCGTCGAGTGCGCCAACCCCGCGTGCGACTCCAAGGTGCAGCCGCACCACGCGTGCACCAAGTGCGGTCAGTACGGAGCTCGCGGCGAGCGCCGCCAGGTCCTCTGA
- the mutM gene encoding bifunctional DNA-formamidopyrimidine glycosylase/DNA-(apurinic or apyrimidinic site) lyase, which translates to MPELPEVEVVRLGIVDHVVGRQITAVTVHDVRSLRRHLAGPADFVHRLEGQTVAGAARRGKYLWMQLADGDAVLCHLGMSGQFLVSAPDAPTPRHLRITLTLDDGNELRFVDQRIFGGMSFSEDGAELPPEIAHIARDPLDPLFDPSEFATRIRKRQTGVKRAILDQTLISGVGNIYADESLWRTPLHYARNTRHLRTREIESLLCHIGEVMVEALAQGGTSFDALYVNVNGNSGYFDRSLHAYGQEGRPCERCGTPIRRDAFMNRSSFWCPVCQPRPRNGRF; encoded by the coding sequence GTGCCCGAGCTCCCCGAGGTCGAGGTCGTCCGGCTCGGCATCGTCGACCACGTCGTCGGCCGGCAGATCACCGCCGTGACGGTCCACGACGTCCGTTCGCTGCGACGCCACCTCGCCGGACCCGCCGACTTCGTCCACCGCCTCGAGGGCCAGACGGTCGCGGGAGCCGCGCGCCGCGGCAAGTACCTGTGGATGCAGCTGGCCGACGGAGATGCCGTCCTGTGTCACCTCGGCATGAGCGGGCAGTTCCTGGTCTCGGCCCCCGACGCCCCCACGCCGCGACATCTGCGCATCACGCTGACGCTCGACGACGGCAACGAGCTGCGCTTCGTCGACCAGCGGATCTTCGGCGGGATGTCGTTCAGCGAGGACGGTGCCGAGCTGCCGCCCGAGATCGCGCACATCGCCCGCGACCCGCTCGACCCTTTGTTCGACCCGTCCGAGTTCGCGACACGCATCCGCAAGCGGCAGACCGGCGTCAAGCGGGCGATCCTCGACCAGACCCTGATCTCGGGCGTCGGCAACATCTACGCCGACGAGTCGCTGTGGCGCACGCCCCTGCACTACGCCCGCAACACGCGGCACCTCCGCACCCGCGAGATCGAGTCGCTGCTCTGCCACATCGGCGAGGTCATGGTCGAGGCGCTGGCCCAGGGCGGCACGTCCTTCGACGCGCTCTACGTCAACGTCAACGGCAACAGCGGCTACTTCGACCGCTCGCTGCACGCGTACGGCCAGGAGGGGCGGCCGTGCGAGCGGTGCGGCACGCCCATCCGCCGCGACGCGTTCATGAACCGGTCGTCGTTCTGGTGCCCCGTCTGCCAGCCCCGTCCCCGCAACGGCAGATTCTGA
- the rnc gene encoding ribonuclease III: MHQVRSVRSSRRAPPGPLISAAADAEGLREVLGVQDLDPQLLQHALTHRSFAYENGGVPNNERLEFLGDSVLGLVVTDTLFTGHPDLPEGQLAKLRAAVVSAKALAEVARTLGIGEHVRLGRGEESTGGRDKASILSDTVEAILGAIYVQFGIERAAEVIHRVFDPVIAVAAELGAGLDWKTSLQEISANNGLGVPHYVLVGTGPDHDKSFTAEVVVGEHTYGGGTGRSKKEAEQMVAEIAWRQISAGLETPTA, from the coding sequence GTGCACCAAGTGCGGTCAGTACGGAGCTCGCGGCGAGCGCCGCCAGGTCCTCTGATCTCTGCGGCAGCAGACGCTGAGGGGCTGCGGGAGGTCCTGGGAGTCCAGGACCTCGATCCGCAGCTCCTTCAGCATGCCCTGACACATCGCTCGTTCGCGTACGAGAACGGCGGCGTGCCCAACAACGAGCGCCTCGAGTTCCTCGGCGACTCCGTGCTGGGGCTCGTCGTCACCGACACGCTCTTCACGGGTCACCCCGACCTGCCCGAGGGCCAGCTGGCCAAGCTGCGTGCGGCTGTCGTCAGCGCCAAGGCGCTGGCCGAGGTCGCTCGCACGCTCGGCATCGGCGAGCACGTGCGTCTCGGACGGGGCGAGGAGTCGACCGGTGGTCGCGACAAGGCCTCGATCCTGTCCGACACCGTCGAGGCGATCTTGGGCGCGATCTACGTGCAGTTCGGCATCGAGCGTGCCGCCGAGGTCATCCATCGCGTGTTCGACCCGGTGATCGCCGTGGCGGCCGAGCTCGGCGCGGGCCTCGACTGGAAGACGTCGTTGCAGGAGATCTCGGCCAACAATGGCCTGGGCGTGCCGCACTACGTCCTGGTGGGCACCGGGCCCGACCACGACAAGAGCTTCACGGCCGAGGTCGTCGTCGGCGAGCACACCTACGGCGGTGGCACCGGTCGCTCCAAGAAGGAGGCCGAGCAGATGGTCGCCGAGATCGCCTGGCGGCAGATCAGCGCCGGCCTCGAGACCCCCACCGCCTGA
- a CDS encoding cytochrome P450, protein MTDDTTIAPHLEPTTSPDGRVEIDFDHLDPDYSDNWSPRLNQLSRCPVAHSSHHEGFWMITGHEELKAAATDWEHFSSLHDGIDGDAFAERDKTAYPEPRTPRGGSTIPDASLARMVPSEADGPMHTDIRRLEVPFFTPKAVRSHEAQIRAYVDEALDSVIESGRIDFAADFGRVIPTKVTISVIGFDPDEWADFAAVVHAMNLHGIFSPEFPFDALFATQAKVLELVKQRREDPRDDVASALTKGSVLDSPVTDEEAATILNGLTFAATDTTTSALLHSLRWLSAHPEERALLQREPDRIPAAIEEFLRYYSPFFGVARTVAADTELGGQALAEGDRVMLTYAAANRDERVFEDPDRVDLERANATEHVAFGAGPHRCLGAPLARLELRIMLERVLERLPDFHVLEDQVVEYPIKSSINGIDQLPATFTPGARLGTLTPAEEGAS, encoded by the coding sequence ATGACCGATGACACCACCATCGCGCCGCACCTGGAGCCCACCACCAGCCCCGACGGCAGGGTCGAGATCGACTTCGATCACCTCGACCCCGACTACTCCGACAACTGGAGCCCCCGGCTCAACCAGCTCTCGCGCTGCCCCGTGGCCCACTCGTCCCACCACGAGGGCTTCTGGATGATCACGGGGCACGAGGAGCTCAAGGCGGCAGCGACCGACTGGGAGCACTTCTCCTCGCTCCACGACGGCATCGACGGCGACGCCTTCGCCGAGCGCGACAAGACCGCGTACCCGGAGCCCCGCACCCCGCGCGGCGGGTCGACCATCCCGGACGCCTCGCTGGCCCGGATGGTGCCGAGCGAGGCCGACGGACCGATGCACACCGACATCCGCCGCCTCGAGGTCCCGTTCTTCACACCGAAGGCCGTGCGGTCGCACGAGGCGCAGATCCGCGCCTACGTCGACGAAGCGCTCGACAGTGTGATCGAGAGCGGGCGCATCGACTTCGCCGCCGACTTCGGTCGCGTCATCCCCACCAAGGTCACGATCTCGGTGATCGGCTTCGACCCCGACGAGTGGGCCGACTTCGCCGCCGTCGTGCACGCCATGAACCTGCACGGCATCTTCTCGCCCGAGTTCCCGTTCGATGCGTTGTTCGCCACGCAGGCCAAGGTGCTCGAGCTCGTCAAGCAGCGGCGCGAAGATCCCCGCGACGACGTCGCCTCCGCCCTGACCAAGGGCTCCGTGCTCGACTCCCCCGTGACCGACGAGGAGGCGGCGACGATCCTCAACGGGCTGACGTTCGCCGCCACCGACACGACGACCTCGGCGCTCCTGCACTCGCTGCGCTGGCTCTCGGCCCACCCCGAGGAGCGGGCGCTCCTGCAGCGCGAGCCCGACCGGATCCCCGCCGCGATCGAGGAGTTCCTGCGCTACTACAGCCCGTTCTTCGGCGTCGCCCGCACCGTGGCGGCTGACACCGAGCTCGGAGGGCAGGCGCTGGCCGAGGGCGACCGCGTCATGCTGACGTACGCGGCGGCCAACCGCGACGAGCGCGTGTTCGAGGATCCCGACCGGGTCGACCTCGAACGTGCCAACGCGACCGAGCACGTCGCCTTCGGCGCGGGACCCCACCGCTGCCTCGGCGCACCGCTGGCGCGCCTCGAGCTGCGGATCATGCTCGAGCGCGTGCTGGAACGACTCCCCGACTTCCACGTGCTGGAGGACCAGGTCGTCGAGTACCCCATCAAGTCGTCGATCAACGGCATCGACCAGCTGCCCGCGACGTTCACGCCGGGCGCACGCCTCGGGACCCTCACCCCCGCCGAAGAAGGAGCATCATGA
- a CDS encoding YceD family protein produces MSVLTGPLVFDTHEMGRKPGAERTFTRTVEAPAEMGYDVNAVPEGSTIELEFRLEAIMEGILATGTFSARAVGECVRCLDPIDEAVVVGFQELYLYDAPSNPEEADEEDHVLEDELLDLEPVLRDAVVLALPHNPLCAPDCPGLCPECGARLADDPEHTHGEAIDPRWASLSQLAEQPVPSADQSESDISSDDSKE; encoded by the coding sequence GTGAGCGTGCTTACCGGACCCCTGGTCTTCGACACCCACGAGATGGGTCGCAAGCCGGGTGCCGAACGCACCTTCACGCGGACGGTCGAGGCGCCGGCAGAGATGGGTTACGACGTCAACGCCGTGCCCGAGGGCTCCACGATCGAGCTCGAGTTCCGGCTCGAGGCGATCATGGAGGGGATCTTGGCAACAGGGACCTTCTCGGCGCGGGCCGTGGGCGAGTGCGTGCGGTGCCTGGACCCGATCGACGAGGCTGTCGTGGTGGGATTCCAGGAGCTCTACCTCTACGACGCACCCTCCAACCCGGAGGAGGCGGACGAAGAGGATCATGTCCTCGAGGACGAGCTGCTCGACCTCGAGCCCGTCCTGCGGGACGCGGTGGTGCTCGCACTGCCGCACAACCCGTTGTGCGCTCCGGACTGTCCGGGACTGTGCCCCGAGTGTGGGGCACGACTCGCGGATGATCCAGAGCACACACACGGTGAGGCGATCGACCCGAGGTGGGCGTCGTTGAGCCAGCTGGCGGAGCAACCGGTCCCGTCAGCCGACCAGTCAGAGTCGGACATCTCGTCCGACGACAGCAAGGAGTAG
- a CDS encoding GNAT family N-acetyltransferase: MSLTLEPMSADRFIGWNEHLVASFAQDKIDAGSWPADGALERSARENAVLLPHGVATPGHDLFVALVDGEEIGFLWLFTDPEAVTPDSFVYDIEIVEGRRGEGLGRALLEAAEGWCADHSIATLRLHVFGHNETAISLYESSGFETTDITMAKQIR, from the coding sequence ATGAGCCTGACGCTGGAGCCGATGAGCGCCGACCGGTTCATCGGTTGGAACGAGCACCTGGTCGCGAGCTTCGCCCAGGACAAGATCGACGCCGGAAGCTGGCCCGCCGACGGCGCGCTCGAACGTTCGGCGCGCGAGAACGCCGTGCTGCTGCCGCACGGCGTGGCCACGCCCGGGCACGACCTCTTCGTCGCGCTGGTGGACGGCGAGGAGATCGGCTTCCTGTGGCTGTTCACCGATCCCGAGGCGGTGACGCCGGACTCGTTCGTCTACGACATCGAGATCGTCGAGGGACGCCGGGGCGAGGGCCTCGGGCGCGCGCTGCTGGAGGCGGCCGAGGGTTGGTGCGCCGATCACAGCATCGCGACCCTGCGGCTGCACGTGTTCGGTCACAACGAGACCGCGATCAGCCTGTACGAGTCGTCCGGTTTCGAGACCACCGACATCACGATGGCGAAGCAGATCCGATGA
- the dnaG gene encoding DNA primase: MAGRIKDEDIQLVRERTRIDEVIEQYVTLKNAGGGSRKGLCPFHDEKSPSFNVRPSVGSYHCFGCGAGGDVFKFVMEIEGLSFVETVERLAAKGGITLRYEDGGTPGPRRDPNQRPRLLAAHREAGEFYAATLQSSPDAQAGRQFVKDRGFDQAAAETFGMGFAPRGGEQLVAHLKGKGYTDDELVVGGLASRGSRGLYDRFRGRLLWPIREMTGEIIGFGARRMFDDDRVEAKYLNTSETPIYKKSQVLYGLDLARRSISSSGQAVIVEGYTDVMACHEAGVKTAVATCGTAFGEDHARVMRRLMLDDQAFHGEVIFTFDGDEAGQRAAIKTFNGDQQFVAQTYVAVEPRGMDPCDLRLADGDAAVRDLVASRVPLYRFVLENMLRKYDLDRGDQRVDAVREAVGLASAIRDRSKVDELLREIAGRVGTDVDQVRGEHRRRLAFDAKDAKAAASGAASAGAASVSAAPAAMPSPAVNFGLPQFADEREALKAIVQHPHLAAARADDLGDNDFTHPISKVLWKHIDAMPWPTAPDSNWLPQLADSVPDDDAKRILSIAAVEPLRAREGNTAAVVTSVILRLQMLTLGRRIAEVKSKLQRTNPIDEAETYNRMFGELIALEQQLRELRDRALSGDDGR, encoded by the coding sequence ATGGCCGGGCGCATCAAGGACGAGGACATCCAGCTCGTCCGTGAGCGCACCCGCATCGACGAGGTCATCGAGCAGTACGTCACGCTCAAGAACGCCGGCGGCGGATCCCGCAAGGGCCTGTGCCCCTTCCATGACGAGAAGTCCCCGTCGTTCAACGTCCGTCCGTCGGTCGGCTCCTACCACTGCTTCGGCTGCGGGGCCGGCGGCGACGTCTTCAAGTTCGTGATGGAGATCGAGGGCCTCAGCTTCGTCGAGACCGTCGAGCGCCTGGCTGCCAAGGGCGGCATCACGCTGCGCTACGAGGACGGTGGCACGCCGGGTCCACGCCGCGACCCCAACCAGCGGCCCCGGTTGCTCGCCGCCCATCGCGAAGCCGGCGAGTTCTATGCCGCGACGCTGCAGTCGTCGCCCGATGCGCAGGCCGGCCGGCAGTTCGTCAAGGACCGCGGCTTCGACCAGGCCGCTGCCGAGACGTTCGGCATGGGCTTCGCGCCGCGTGGGGGAGAGCAGCTCGTCGCCCACCTCAAGGGCAAGGGGTACACCGACGACGAGCTCGTCGTCGGCGGCCTCGCCTCCCGGGGCAGCCGAGGCCTGTACGACCGGTTCCGCGGACGGCTGCTGTGGCCCATCCGCGAGATGACCGGCGAGATCATCGGCTTCGGCGCGCGCCGCATGTTCGACGACGACCGGGTCGAGGCCAAGTACCTCAACACGTCCGAGACGCCTATCTACAAGAAGAGCCAGGTGCTCTACGGCCTCGACCTCGCGCGGCGGTCGATCTCGTCGTCGGGGCAGGCCGTCATCGTGGAGGGCTACACCGATGTCATGGCGTGCCACGAGGCCGGCGTCAAGACCGCCGTGGCCACGTGCGGCACGGCCTTCGGCGAGGATCACGCCAGGGTCATGCGCCGCCTGATGCTCGACGACCAGGCCTTCCATGGCGAGGTCATCTTCACGTTCGACGGCGACGAGGCCGGCCAGCGGGCGGCGATCAAGACCTTCAACGGCGACCAGCAGTTCGTCGCCCAGACCTATGTCGCGGTCGAGCCCCGCGGCATGGACCCGTGCGACCTGCGCCTGGCCGACGGCGACGCGGCGGTGCGCGACCTCGTGGCGTCTCGGGTGCCGCTCTACCGCTTCGTGCTCGAGAACATGCTGCGCAAGTACGACCTCGACCGTGGCGACCAGCGGGTCGACGCGGTCCGCGAGGCCGTGGGGCTGGCCTCGGCCATCCGCGACCGTTCCAAGGTCGACGAGCTGCTGCGCGAGATCGCCGGACGCGTCGGCACCGACGTCGACCAGGTGCGCGGCGAGCACCGGCGACGCCTGGCGTTCGACGCCAAGGACGCCAAGGCGGCCGCCTCCGGCGCGGCGTCGGCCGGTGCCGCATCGGTGTCCGCCGCGCCTGCGGCCATGCCGTCACCGGCGGTCAACTTCGGGCTGCCGCAGTTCGCCGACGAGCGCGAGGCGCTCAAGGCCATCGTGCAGCACCCCCACCTGGCCGCGGCCCGCGCCGACGACCTCGGCGACAACGACTTCACGCACCCCATCTCGAAGGTGCTCTGGAAGCACATCGACGCCATGCCGTGGCCGACCGCACCCGACAGCAACTGGCTGCCCCAGCTGGCCGACTCGGTGCCCGACGACGACGCCAAGCGCATCCTGTCGATCGCCGCGGTCGAGCCGCTGCGCGCCCGCGAGGGCAACACCGCCGCCGTCGTCACCTCGGTCATCCTGCGCCTGCAGATGCTGACGCTCGGGCGCCGCATCGCCGAGGTCAAGTCGAAGCTGCAGCGCACCAACCCCATCGACGAGGCCGAGACCTACAACCGGATGTTCGGCGAGCTGATCGCGCTCGAGCAGCAGCTGCGCGAGCTGCGCGACCGCGCGCTGAGCGGCGACGACGGGCGCTGA